From one Rhopalosiphum padi isolate XX-2018 chromosome 2, ASM2088224v1, whole genome shotgun sequence genomic stretch:
- the LOC132922780 gene encoding LOW QUALITY PROTEIN: MAPK regulated corepressor interacting protein 2 (The sequence of the model RefSeq protein was modified relative to this genomic sequence to represent the inferred CDS: deleted 1 base in 1 codon) encodes MTQITGINNTFIMGRRLTGPSARTRDAQPLPLTTQHNSSTTNDRNNLSQHDELIHFVGGSWNVIFQEYQNGCQGSNGRFHIQFYEEGNSDTLKGFKPFDLEAWWGKQTIQRYQQRS; translated from the exons ATGACACAGATTACTGG gataaataatacatttatcatgGGGCGTCGTTTAACTGGACCTTCTGCCAGAACTCGTGATGCACAACCTCTTCCATTAACAACACAACATAATTCATCTACGACAAACGATCGAAATAATTTGTCACAACATGATGAACTTATTCATTTTGTTGGTGGTT cATGGAATGTTATTTTTCAAGAATATCAAAATGGATGCCAAGGATCTAATG gtcGTTTTCATATACAGTTCTATGAAGAAGGAAATAGTGATACATTAAAAG GATTTAAACCCTTTGATCTAGAAGCTTGGTGG GGAAAACAAACTATCCAACGATACCAACAACGTtcctaa